One part of the Bdellovibrio sp. KM01 genome encodes these proteins:
- a CDS encoding alpha/beta fold hydrolase — protein MSFVSFVLVSIFALNVFAAEIPDFLKNPFAATITSTLILPESNKSIIRGSVTVMPSRKTVPLMERVSDFNYNYRLRADSTAPLVFIIPGTGGTAESAAALVLAEQMFKIGYHVVTVDNPFSWKFTVAGSKSGLPGFTPRDSADLYTALLKTTKALKNDHGIKPRSFNLIGYSIGGLQAFFMKKHDDQAGNFKFAKVLTINPPADLLFAIQKLDRLAELEQKLTKTEKQNIGFKVQRVTDLVMGNKIDLKNPRQIDQVFKQEAFTDVEMAYLIGKEFRDSLGDLVFASQQVHDLGILKSPVSKYKRNARNAEARAVPFVRYMNQFLLPNLKRTQGADYSVEQLNHDASIYQFADYIRENQNLYFIDSADDLVSKSEDIAWMKAQFGDRAFVLPFGGHCGFFQVPAFQGRLQNIFKY, from the coding sequence ATGTCGTTCGTTTCTTTCGTTTTAGTTTCTATTTTTGCTCTGAATGTCTTTGCCGCTGAAATTCCTGATTTTCTAAAAAATCCGTTTGCTGCGACGATCACTTCCACACTGATTCTTCCTGAAAGCAATAAATCCATCATTCGCGGATCAGTAACGGTTATGCCGTCTCGTAAAACTGTTCCTTTGATGGAGCGAGTTTCTGATTTCAATTACAACTATCGCCTGCGTGCTGATAGCACGGCTCCGCTGGTGTTCATCATTCCAGGAACGGGTGGGACTGCTGAATCTGCAGCTGCTTTGGTGCTGGCTGAGCAAATGTTTAAAATCGGTTATCACGTTGTGACGGTGGATAATCCTTTCTCTTGGAAATTTACAGTAGCTGGCAGCAAAAGCGGATTGCCTGGATTTACTCCGCGCGATTCCGCGGATCTTTACACCGCTCTTTTGAAAACGACGAAAGCCCTTAAAAACGACCACGGTATCAAACCACGCAGCTTTAATCTGATTGGTTATTCCATTGGTGGCTTGCAGGCGTTTTTCATGAAAAAGCACGATGACCAGGCGGGGAATTTCAAATTCGCGAAAGTTCTTACTATCAATCCTCCGGCTGATTTGTTGTTCGCAATTCAAAAACTGGATCGCCTGGCAGAGCTAGAACAAAAGCTGACGAAAACCGAAAAACAAAATATTGGTTTCAAAGTTCAACGGGTGACTGATTTGGTGATGGGCAATAAGATTGACCTTAAAAACCCTCGCCAAATTGATCAGGTTTTTAAACAAGAAGCCTTCACTGACGTTGAAATGGCTTACCTGATCGGTAAAGAGTTCCGCGACAGCCTGGGGGACTTGGTCTTCGCTTCTCAGCAGGTTCATGATCTGGGCATTTTGAAAAGCCCGGTGAGCAAATACAAACGCAACGCCCGCAATGCCGAAGCTCGAGCCGTGCCTTTCGTGCGCTATATGAATCAGTTCCTTCTTCCCAATTTGAAACGCACTCAAGGTGCTGACTATTCGGTTGAGCAATTGAATCACGACGCCAGCATTTATCAATTCGCTGATTATATCCGCGAGAACCAAAATCTGTACTTCATCGACAGTGCTGATGATTTGGTTTCTAAGTCCGAAGACATCGCCTGGATGAAGGCTCAATTCGGGGATCGTGCTTTTGTTTTGCCATTCGGTGGCCACTGTGGATTCTTTCAAGTTCCTGCGTTTCAAGGACGCTTACAGAACATTTTCAAATACTAA
- a CDS encoding methyl-accepting chemotaxis protein, with the protein MTLKKQMWLLVLGFTVILMSVGILSFVNSSTLMRNFDNVAQTQLPAVRYMTLADMMHDGLRAVARGALLSAKINDKQGMDEAQTEVKEMAGNFKTYIEKLNSLELQAETKAALSSVLPAMNSYIVQSETLVGLAANQGFDVAILKLPDFEKSFKVLEEEMEKLGELIEKDASAVHNSGASLRTINLTTAIVGALLCVLFGAVIIHKLNQRIGEIARGVQQTGGELDESSRALTETSTMLASGATQSAASLEETAASLEDITNAFKITSNSAISAAEVSGKTLQASLKSTEATQQLIQSMQSLESSATKMVDIIQAIDDIAFQTNLLALNASVEAARAGELGKGFAVVAEAVRSLSQRSAGSAKDISQMIESNRLQIIEGARIAKESEQFMSEVLESVKKVSSINAEISQSSHQQSSSIQQISLAFGKIDQTSQENAKVAQVVSEMSERISQASHNVGGILQTLSKLTGKAEDQNSLV; encoded by the coding sequence ATGACACTGAAAAAGCAGATGTGGCTTTTGGTTTTGGGATTTACGGTAATATTGATGTCCGTCGGAATTCTGTCATTTGTAAACTCCTCCACTTTGATGCGCAACTTCGACAATGTCGCGCAAACTCAACTCCCCGCCGTTCGCTATATGACCTTAGCAGATATGATGCATGATGGACTTCGTGCGGTCGCAAGAGGTGCATTGCTCTCTGCCAAGATCAATGACAAACAGGGAATGGACGAAGCGCAGACCGAAGTTAAAGAGATGGCCGGGAATTTCAAAACCTATATTGAGAAACTCAACTCTCTCGAGTTACAGGCAGAAACCAAAGCTGCCCTCTCCAGCGTCCTGCCAGCGATGAATTCCTATATTGTACAATCTGAAACTCTCGTCGGCCTTGCTGCCAACCAAGGTTTTGATGTGGCGATCCTGAAACTTCCGGATTTTGAAAAGTCGTTTAAAGTCCTGGAAGAAGAAATGGAAAAACTTGGCGAACTGATTGAAAAAGATGCCAGTGCCGTGCATAATTCGGGCGCAAGTCTGCGCACTATTAATTTGACGACGGCGATTGTCGGCGCACTTCTATGTGTGCTGTTCGGTGCAGTGATCATTCACAAGCTCAATCAAAGAATTGGAGAGATCGCTCGAGGTGTCCAGCAAACTGGCGGCGAACTGGATGAATCCAGTCGCGCTTTAACTGAAACCTCGACAATGCTTGCTTCTGGCGCAACACAATCTGCGGCCTCCCTGGAGGAAACCGCAGCCTCGCTGGAAGATATCACGAATGCCTTTAAGATCACTTCGAACTCGGCAATTTCCGCTGCTGAGGTTTCAGGTAAAACGCTACAGGCATCCTTAAAAAGTACTGAAGCTACTCAGCAATTGATTCAGTCCATGCAAAGCCTTGAGTCCTCGGCCACAAAGATGGTTGATATCATTCAGGCAATTGACGATATCGCCTTTCAAACAAACTTGCTGGCATTAAATGCCTCGGTTGAAGCTGCCCGGGCCGGAGAGTTGGGTAAAGGCTTTGCTGTTGTCGCTGAAGCCGTGCGCAGTCTTTCCCAACGAAGTGCGGGATCTGCTAAAGATATCTCGCAGATGATTGAAAGCAATCGTCTGCAGATTATTGAAGGTGCCCGAATTGCGAAGGAAAGTGAGCAGTTCATGTCAGAAGTGCTTGAGTCCGTTAAAAAGGTTTCCAGCATCAATGCCGAGATTTCCCAGTCGTCACATCAGCAGTCTTCATCGATTCAGCAGATTAGCCTGGCCTTTGGAAAGATTGATCAGACCTCTCAAGAAAATGCCAAGGTCGCCCAGGTGGTCTCTGAAATGTCGGAAAGAATATCACAGGCATCGCACAATGTGGGTGGTATCTTGCAGACTCTTTCAAAACTTACAGGCAAAGCCGAAGATCAAAACAGTCTGGTGTAA
- a CDS encoding TIGR02285 family protein — MSIRLGKIGQMKSGIFLMATLMALYTQAQTKDPHVITWMRWDDPPIFILEGPYQGQGLLDITEKIITKKLSQYSHDSLISTVQRVLVEAEKGTYACNAGWLDTPEWHKLFYFSKPVFVIPSNGILLKKSKIKETQSLEPYSLQKFLDKKPHWKLGVGRLYGVGIDEVLVKNQYQKNPKIITISTSLKVHQMLQSDRIQYTLGYPFEAFYYNEYLKSKDRVVHLPLSDNKPIVGVVVACPRNEWGKSVIDQVNKILKNDPEILDEIRKGVDRWLTSEDQKRLEKPRKEMRENN; from the coding sequence ATGAGCATTCGTCTCGGTAAAATTGGTCAAATGAAATCAGGCATTTTCCTTATGGCGACCCTTATGGCGCTCTATACCCAGGCCCAAACCAAAGATCCCCATGTTATCACTTGGATGAGATGGGATGATCCTCCGATATTCATTCTTGAAGGGCCTTATCAAGGACAAGGCCTTTTGGACATCACAGAAAAAATCATCACGAAAAAACTCTCTCAGTATTCCCACGACTCCTTAATCAGTACCGTTCAACGCGTTTTGGTTGAAGCCGAAAAAGGAACCTATGCTTGCAACGCCGGCTGGTTGGATACCCCGGAGTGGCACAAATTATTTTATTTTTCCAAACCGGTTTTCGTTATTCCATCAAATGGCATTTTACTAAAGAAAAGTAAGATCAAAGAAACTCAATCTTTGGAACCGTACTCCTTGCAAAAATTCCTGGATAAAAAGCCTCACTGGAAATTAGGTGTGGGCCGGTTATATGGCGTCGGTATTGACGAAGTCTTGGTAAAAAATCAGTATCAGAAAAATCCAAAGATCATCACCATTAGCACCAGTTTGAAAGTGCATCAGATGTTACAAAGTGATCGCATCCAATACACCTTGGGATATCCGTTTGAGGCTTTTTATTATAATGAATATTTAAAATCCAAGGATCGGGTCGTTCACTTGCCCCTTTCGGATAACAAACCCATTGTTGGTGTTGTGGTGGCCTGCCCCCGCAATGAATGGGGTAAGTCGGTAATCGACCAAGTTAATAAAATTCTGAAAAACGATCCCGAAATCCTGGATGAGATCCGCAAAGGAGTGGACCGTTGGTTGACCAGCGAAGACCAAAAACGCTTAGAAAAACCGCGTAAAGAAATGCGCGAGAATAATTAA
- a CDS encoding methylated-DNA--[protein]-cysteine S-methyltransferase, translated as MTLIQKKLETKIGPMFLVVSENGLRGLLWKKQNVPMVPGTAKMEALLLRVEQEIIEYLSGSRKTFSIPLDVEGTEFQKRVWNELAKIPYGQTKSYKQIATALKDANACRAVGTANGRNPVSIIVPCHRVIAASGKLAGYAGGIEVKKALLEIEGLSLRD; from the coding sequence ATGACACTGATTCAAAAAAAACTTGAAACCAAGATCGGTCCCATGTTTTTGGTCGTATCAGAGAATGGCCTGAGGGGGTTGCTATGGAAAAAGCAAAACGTGCCCATGGTTCCGGGAACAGCAAAAATGGAAGCCTTGCTTTTAAGGGTCGAGCAAGAAATTATCGAGTATCTTTCAGGCAGTCGAAAGACATTTTCGATTCCTTTGGATGTGGAGGGTACTGAATTTCAAAAACGAGTTTGGAATGAGCTCGCAAAGATCCCTTACGGCCAGACCAAATCCTATAAACAGATTGCCACAGCCCTTAAAGATGCCAATGCCTGTCGCGCGGTTGGAACAGCGAATGGCAGAAATCCAGTCAGTATCATTGTTCCTTGTCACCGGGTGATCGCGGCTAGCGGAAAACTTGCCGGGTATGCAGGTGGGATAGAGGTTAAGAAAGCTCTGCTGGAAATCGAAGGGCTTAGTCTAAGGGACTAA
- a CDS encoding DNA-3-methyladenine glycosylase 2 family protein has protein sequence MKQDDIYYQAMLAHDPRFDGKFFVGVKTTGIYCRPICPAKPKRENTEFFANSHLAEAAGYRPCLRCRPESAPHSPAWIGKSATVQRALKVLNSSEVLDFNEDAFADKFGVSARHLRRLFVDEIGKTPKQLAFENRLNLSRKLIVETSLPITEVAFAAGFSSVRRFNDAFKERFKKAPREIRRNRTSEKNGLQISLPYRPPFDYEGLLNTYRNHRIGNLEWFDGDKMTRVVSFGKQVGQISISNSPEKSSLLVEIDFPDTSAIHTILHRVRSMFDLDSDPVMIANVLERDGKIKKMLNSYPGIRMFSGWDPFEISIGAILGQLVSVDFGRALVHDLIEIAGSDSGLQREGKTIKLFPTPAQILKADLSGLKTTGIRKQTLKEFSKAVIEGRLSLDSTQEVGQFQKSVLAIRGIGPWTAHYIALKALRSTDTFPASDLILSRALQHHPQEVLSQMSPWRGYVAALFWRTYSENLSKKKKRKSP, from the coding sequence ATGAAACAGGATGATATCTATTACCAAGCAATGCTGGCGCACGACCCACGGTTTGATGGGAAGTTTTTTGTGGGAGTAAAAACCACAGGGATTTACTGTCGTCCCATTTGCCCGGCAAAGCCTAAGCGGGAGAATACGGAGTTCTTTGCAAATTCACATCTCGCCGAAGCTGCGGGGTATCGTCCCTGTTTGCGCTGTCGCCCGGAAAGTGCTCCGCATTCACCAGCCTGGATCGGGAAATCTGCCACTGTGCAAAGAGCACTGAAGGTTTTGAACTCTTCAGAAGTTCTTGATTTCAACGAAGACGCCTTTGCCGATAAGTTCGGGGTCTCCGCTCGTCACTTACGCCGTCTCTTTGTTGATGAGATTGGCAAGACGCCGAAGCAGCTTGCTTTTGAAAATCGCCTCAATCTTTCCCGCAAGTTGATCGTTGAAACCAGCTTGCCCATTACTGAAGTCGCGTTTGCTGCGGGCTTTAGTTCAGTTCGCCGCTTTAATGACGCCTTTAAAGAACGCTTTAAAAAAGCTCCGCGAGAAATTCGCCGCAATCGTACTTCCGAAAAAAACGGTCTGCAGATTTCTTTGCCATATCGTCCACCCTTTGATTATGAAGGATTGTTAAATACCTATCGCAATCATCGTATCGGGAATTTGGAATGGTTTGATGGCGACAAGATGACTCGCGTGGTTTCATTCGGAAAGCAAGTCGGTCAGATCAGTATTTCTAATAGTCCTGAAAAATCATCTCTATTGGTCGAGATTGATTTTCCCGACACCAGCGCGATTCACACTATTCTGCATCGTGTTCGCAGCATGTTTGATCTAGATTCCGATCCCGTGATGATTGCCAATGTTCTTGAGCGGGATGGCAAAATAAAAAAGATGCTAAATAGCTATCCGGGAATTCGAATGTTCTCGGGTTGGGATCCCTTTGAGATTTCAATCGGTGCAATATTAGGCCAGTTGGTCAGTGTCGATTTCGGTCGTGCCTTGGTGCATGACCTGATAGAGATTGCCGGCAGTGATTCGGGTCTTCAGCGCGAAGGCAAAACAATTAAGCTTTTCCCCACACCCGCTCAAATATTAAAGGCCGATCTGTCAGGTCTTAAAACCACAGGGATTCGCAAACAGACACTCAAAGAATTTTCCAAAGCTGTTATAGAGGGGCGACTATCCCTGGACTCTACCCAGGAAGTTGGGCAATTCCAAAAATCAGTCCTGGCAATTCGCGGCATTGGGCCCTGGACGGCACACTATATTGCTCTTAAAGCGTTGCGCAGTACGGACACCTTTCCGGCAAGTGATCTGATTTTAAGCCGGGCTTTGCAACATCACCCTCAAGAAGTTCTTTCGCAAATGAGTCCTTGGCGCGGTTATGTCGCGGCACTTTTTTGGAGGACATACTCAGAAAATCTCAGTAAGAAAAAGAAAAGGAAGTCCCCATGA
- a CDS encoding LysR family transcriptional regulator has translation MDKNRLDGLLALKLVAEKRNFTAAASELDVSPSAISQMIRQLETRLGVTLLTRTTRTTSLTEAGQRFLSEAGPALDQILNAMDSVGTLGTKPSGLLRLNMPRSLYHSFMEPIVSSFIKKYPEVTVELYLEDYASDIFESGFDAGVRLSDILAKDVIATKLYGPVRFVVAGSPKYFDKHGRPKKPRDLLSHNCILIRLGGGLYDRWEFQERGKDFQVHVKGNLIFSDSNLMLDAAIAGHGLVYAAEENIKEKVKSGKLEVALASYAAESEGFYLYYPSRSQILPKLRAFIDHVKAYIKK, from the coding sequence ATGGATAAAAACAGATTAGATGGCCTGCTGGCTTTGAAACTGGTCGCAGAGAAGCGTAACTTCACCGCGGCAGCCTCAGAGCTCGACGTCTCCCCCTCTGCCATCAGTCAGATGATTCGCCAACTTGAGACACGACTGGGAGTGACTCTATTGACTCGAACGACGCGCACAACTTCATTAACAGAAGCAGGTCAGCGTTTTCTGTCTGAAGCTGGGCCCGCCCTTGATCAAATTCTAAATGCCATGGACAGCGTGGGAACTTTAGGCACAAAGCCGTCGGGATTGTTACGCCTCAACATGCCACGCTCGCTTTATCATTCCTTTATGGAGCCAATAGTTTCCAGCTTTATTAAAAAGTACCCCGAGGTCACTGTAGAGCTCTATTTGGAAGACTATGCGAGCGACATTTTTGAGAGCGGCTTTGATGCTGGCGTCAGACTGTCCGATATCTTGGCAAAAGATGTGATCGCCACGAAACTTTATGGCCCGGTTCGCTTTGTAGTTGCAGGATCTCCAAAATATTTTGACAAACATGGCCGCCCTAAAAAACCGCGCGATCTTTTATCCCACAACTGCATTCTGATTCGCTTGGGCGGAGGCTTGTATGATCGTTGGGAATTCCAAGAGCGCGGCAAAGACTTTCAAGTGCACGTCAAAGGCAATTTAATCTTTAGTGATTCAAACTTGATGCTAGATGCCGCTATCGCGGGTCACGGTTTAGTTTATGCTGCTGAAGAAAACATCAAAGAAAAGGTGAAATCCGGAAAACTTGAGGTCGCTTTGGCAAGCTATGCAGCAGAGAGCGAAGGATTTTACTTATACTATCCAAGTCGCTCACAAATTCTACCCAAGCTTCGCGCGTTCATTGACCATGTGAAAGCTTATATTAAAAAGTAA
- a CDS encoding metallophosphoesterase, whose protein sequence is MGFGDFWEDKELLDFIASYKKSDLPTIGLTHNPDVFPETKKDISLMLAGHTHGGQVNFPIVGAPITPSRYGDRYRYGLISEKEHHILVTSGTGNSILPVRFRVPPEIVMVELSFKAN, encoded by the coding sequence GTGGGCTTCGGTGATTTTTGGGAAGACAAAGAGCTTTTAGATTTTATCGCGAGTTATAAAAAATCAGATCTGCCAACAATTGGCCTTACTCACAATCCCGATGTCTTTCCTGAAACTAAAAAAGATATTTCCTTGATGCTGGCGGGACATACTCACGGTGGTCAGGTGAACTTTCCTATCGTCGGTGCACCGATCACGCCTTCTCGTTACGGTGATCGGTATCGCTATGGACTCATCAGCGAAAAAGAACATCACATTCTTGTGACGAGTGGCACAGGAAACAGTATTTTGCCTGTGCGTTTTAGAGTACCGCCGGAAATCGTCATGGTGGAATTAAGCTTTAAAGCCAACTAA
- a CDS encoding siderophore-interacting protein: MEQKNRDIKTVMHAVKRRTLTVKRVELVTSRIKRITFTGEDLHDFISLSPDDHIKAFFPYPGESEPVLPVMGPNGLEPSADGRKPIMRDYTPKRIDTAARELDIEFVLHGDGPGSQWAQNVSVGQTLTIGGPRGSRVVPYNFDWYLMIGDESALPSFARRLQELPQDSFAVVVIETEDPSQKIDLPHNGKAEIHWLYRNGRPAGQVEELKLKIASLPIFEGDYFAWIALEKACAMQIKDLLITIRGAREEWIKAGGYWSATHEH, translated from the coding sequence ATGGAACAAAAAAACAGAGATATAAAAACTGTTATGCACGCAGTAAAAAGAAGAACACTCACAGTCAAAAGAGTGGAGCTGGTTACTTCGCGAATCAAACGAATTACTTTTACCGGCGAAGACTTGCACGATTTCATTTCGCTTTCACCTGACGACCATATTAAAGCCTTCTTCCCCTATCCTGGGGAATCAGAGCCGGTCTTACCAGTGATGGGGCCTAATGGCTTAGAGCCCTCAGCTGATGGCCGTAAACCCATTATGCGCGACTATACACCTAAGCGCATCGACACTGCCGCACGTGAACTGGACATCGAGTTCGTTCTGCATGGCGATGGCCCTGGTTCTCAGTGGGCACAGAATGTTTCTGTCGGTCAGACACTGACGATTGGCGGCCCGCGCGGTTCACGAGTGGTGCCCTATAATTTCGATTGGTATCTGATGATTGGTGACGAGTCGGCCCTTCCGTCCTTTGCACGGCGCTTGCAGGAACTTCCGCAAGATTCGTTTGCCGTGGTGGTGATTGAAACAGAAGATCCATCGCAAAAAATCGACCTACCTCACAATGGAAAAGCCGAAATTCACTGGCTTTACCGCAACGGTCGACCTGCAGGACAGGTTGAGGAATTGAAATTAAAAATCGCAAGTCTGCCTATCTTCGAGGGCGACTATTTTGCTTGGATAGCTTTAGAGAAAGCCTGTGCCATGCAGATCAAAGATCTGTTGATCACGATTCGCGGAGCCCGCGAAGAATGGATTAAGGCCGGAGGATACTGGAGTGCCACTCACGAGCACTAA
- a CDS encoding DUF3011 domain-containing protein produces the protein MKRMILSMIALCALAHTAHAYDFDYADSEEIAAPRRPGFDDRRGDDRRGDDRDDRRGGGRDDRGPRPNPGYPGNPGHGGPHNPPRPPSQPRIEYVTCESQGNRYNTCYVDPYGIRNFYLAKQRSNTRCEQNRNFGLTGNYIWVDKGCRAVFAIERY, from the coding sequence ATGAAAAGAATGATTCTATCGATGATTGCACTTTGCGCACTGGCTCACACTGCACATGCCTATGATTTTGATTATGCTGACAGTGAAGAGATTGCGGCACCTCGCCGCCCAGGATTTGATGATCGTCGTGGTGACGACCGACGCGGTGATGATCGCGATGACCGTCGCGGAGGCGGTCGTGATGATCGTGGTCCTCGTCCAAATCCAGGCTACCCTGGCAATCCAGGCCATGGTGGTCCGCACAATCCACCTCGTCCCCCAAGCCAACCACGCATTGAATACGTGACTTGTGAATCTCAGGGCAACCGTTACAACACTTGCTACGTTGATCCTTATGGCATCCGCAATTTCTATTTGGCAAAACAACGCTCTAACACTCGTTGCGAGCAAAACAGAAACTTTGGTCTGACTGGAAATTATATCTGGGTCGATAAAGGTTGCCGCGCCGTTTTCGCTATCGAGCGCTACTAA
- a CDS encoding VWA domain-containing protein, translated as MRKLVLIVSALLTIVSFQNCAEQSYNFAETDTNAGAGVVPATESKSQSFASQSTAKSIDMVWVIDNSVSMVQNVNRVKANFKAFVENLDSKIDIRVALISRSEASSINTQIALADYTSNGKQVHFMVHSYNPMLVAALSTCPASPDKSDVLCSTLKGNSRYAGAYGSLNSFFRSGSQKVFVFVSDDDSSNVSANTSIQYDSVSDPKSYDNIKVSSLTENVDYITPATFQARMTKAFGSATAVKSFGFLAYDKASSPCLARTSVNYQSLIKSSGGAHFNICNSDWSSAFSTLTTRVVDFAKNTYAVADDSFLGIDYVELNGSKLLADKDFTVSGNTVTLNSSLLSQVGNYSIVVHYVRGVVEK; from the coding sequence GTGAGAAAATTAGTACTTATTGTTTCAGCTTTACTGACAATAGTGAGTTTTCAAAATTGCGCTGAACAAAGCTATAATTTTGCTGAGACTGACACCAACGCCGGTGCTGGAGTAGTGCCAGCGACAGAATCTAAAAGCCAAAGCTTTGCTTCGCAATCCACAGCTAAATCTATTGATATGGTTTGGGTGATCGACAATTCCGTATCAATGGTGCAAAACGTGAATCGCGTGAAAGCGAACTTCAAAGCCTTTGTTGAAAATCTTGATAGCAAGATCGATATCCGTGTGGCTTTGATTTCTCGTTCTGAGGCGTCTAGCATCAACACGCAAATCGCGCTGGCTGACTATACATCTAATGGTAAGCAAGTTCATTTCATGGTGCATAGTTATAACCCGATGCTGGTGGCGGCACTATCAACGTGCCCAGCTTCACCTGATAAAAGCGATGTGCTTTGCTCGACTCTAAAAGGTAACAGCCGCTATGCAGGGGCTTATGGCTCCTTAAACTCATTCTTTAGAAGTGGTTCACAGAAAGTCTTTGTCTTTGTATCGGACGACGACTCAAGCAATGTCTCGGCGAATACCAGCATTCAGTATGACTCTGTTTCTGATCCAAAAAGCTATGATAATATCAAAGTGTCTTCATTGACAGAAAACGTGGATTACATCACGCCAGCCACTTTCCAAGCGCGTATGACGAAAGCCTTCGGTAGTGCCACCGCAGTTAAGAGTTTTGGTTTTCTGGCTTACGATAAAGCCAGCAGTCCTTGCTTGGCGCGTACAAGTGTAAACTATCAGTCTTTGATTAAAAGCTCTGGTGGTGCGCACTTTAATATCTGTAACTCGGACTGGAGTTCTGCATTTAGCACGCTGACAACTCGTGTGGTGGATTTTGCTAAAAACACTTACGCAGTGGCGGATGATTCATTCTTGGGAATTGATTATGTCGAGCTTAACGGTTCAAAACTTCTGGCAGACAAAGATTTCACGGTGAGTGGTAACACGGTGACGTTGAATTCTTCGCTGTTATCGCAAGTGGGAAATTACTCGATTGTGGTGCACTATGTGCGCGGAGTGGTTGAAAAGTAG
- a CDS encoding NAD(P)-dependent alcohol dehydrogenase: protein MIQAKGMAAMAAKEALVPYSFERREPKEHDVVIDIRYCGICHSDIHMTREEWGAGSPFPMVPGHEIAGIVSAVGSKVTKHKVGDHVGVGCLVDSCAECAHCKQDLEQYCIEGQTGTYGAMERDGSAVTQGGYSNVIVVKDDFVLQIPKSLPLDKAAPLLCAGITVYSPLNHWNAGPGKKVAIMGLGGLGHMGVKIARAMGAEVTVLSHSEKKREDALKLGAHHFLVAKTQDVFQQNAAKFDLIINTVSSADIDMTSYFNLLKLDGTMVSVGAPEKPLSVNVFPLIMMRRSYAGSAIGGIKETQEMLDFCAKHNITPEIEVINPSQVNEAYERVLKSDVRYRFVLDMGKI from the coding sequence ATGATTCAAGCAAAAGGCATGGCAGCCATGGCTGCTAAAGAAGCGTTAGTTCCATACTCATTCGAAAGACGCGAGCCTAAAGAGCACGACGTTGTTATCGACATCAGGTACTGTGGCATTTGCCATTCCGATATTCATATGACCCGAGAAGAATGGGGAGCAGGCTCTCCCTTTCCCATGGTGCCAGGGCACGAGATCGCAGGGATCGTTAGTGCGGTCGGCAGCAAAGTAACAAAGCACAAAGTCGGTGATCATGTCGGTGTCGGTTGCTTGGTCGACTCTTGTGCTGAGTGTGCGCATTGCAAGCAAGACCTTGAACAATACTGCATTGAGGGACAAACGGGAACATATGGCGCGATGGAGCGTGACGGCTCTGCAGTCACTCAAGGCGGATACTCGAATGTGATCGTCGTTAAAGACGACTTCGTTTTACAAATTCCAAAATCGCTTCCGCTGGATAAAGCAGCTCCACTTCTGTGTGCGGGTATTACTGTTTACTCTCCACTCAATCATTGGAATGCGGGCCCAGGCAAAAAGGTCGCCATTATGGGACTTGGTGGTTTGGGCCATATGGGAGTGAAAATCGCACGAGCGATGGGAGCTGAAGTCACAGTACTAAGTCATTCAGAAAAAAAACGCGAAGACGCGCTGAAGCTGGGTGCCCATCACTTCCTGGTTGCAAAAACACAGGACGTCTTTCAGCAAAATGCCGCAAAATTTGATTTGATCATCAACACGGTCTCTTCGGCAGATATCGATATGACTAGCTATTTCAATTTATTGAAATTAGATGGAACTATGGTCTCTGTAGGGGCGCCGGAAAAACCTTTGTCCGTTAATGTCTTTCCCTTGATCATGATGCGCAGATCTTATGCGGGTTCGGCAATCGGTGGGATCAAAGAGACGCAAGAGATGCTGGATTTCTGTGCGAAACACAACATCACACCAGAGATCGAAGTCATCAATCCATCTCAGGTGAATGAAGCCTACGAGCGAGTCCTAAAAAGTGATGTGCGCTATCGCTTCGTTCTGGATATGGGAAAAATCTAA